From a region of the Myxococcaceae bacterium JPH2 genome:
- the mtnC gene encoding acireductone synthase: MSDLRAIVTDIEGTTSSISFVKDVLFPHARRHLAAYVAAHRSDPEVRQCLDSARALVGGAPSDDAVVASLLQWLDEDRKVTPLKTLQGLIWAAGYASGELHGHVYADAAAGLRQWHQRGLHLYVYSSGSVAAQKLIYGYSTQGDLTPLFSGYFDTTTGPKQEAPSYTRIAQAVGLPPGEILFLSDNVAELDAAKTAGMRTACLDRGEVVIRPGHGHPAYPSFEQLDPWALRA; this comes from the coding sequence GTGAGCGACCTGCGAGCGATTGTCACGGACATCGAGGGGACGACCAGCTCCATCTCCTTCGTGAAGGATGTGCTGTTCCCTCACGCGCGGCGCCACCTGGCGGCCTATGTGGCCGCGCACCGGAGCGACCCCGAGGTCCGCCAGTGTCTGGACTCGGCGCGAGCGCTGGTGGGCGGCGCTCCGAGCGATGACGCCGTGGTGGCGTCGCTGCTGCAATGGCTGGACGAGGACCGCAAGGTCACCCCGCTCAAGACGTTGCAGGGCCTCATCTGGGCGGCGGGCTACGCGAGCGGCGAGCTGCACGGCCACGTCTACGCCGACGCGGCGGCGGGGCTGCGCCAGTGGCACCAGCGCGGACTGCACCTGTATGTCTATTCCTCGGGCAGCGTGGCCGCGCAGAAGCTCATCTATGGCTACAGCACGCAGGGGGACCTGACGCCGCTGTTCTCCGGCTACTTCGACACCACCACCGGCCCGAAGCAGGAGGCTCCCTCGTACACGCGCATCGCGCAGGCGGTGGGGCTGCCTCCCGGGGAGATCCTCTTCCTGTCGGACAACGTGGCGGAGCTGGATGCCGCGAAGACAGCGGGCATGCGCACCGCGTGTCTGGACCGGGGCGAGGTGGTGATTCGGCCCGGCCACGGCCACCCGGCCTACCCCAGTTTCGAGCAACTCGACCCCTGGGCCCTCAGGGCCTGA